One genomic segment of Plasmodium cynomolgi strain B DNA, chromosome 14, whole genome shotgun sequence includes these proteins:
- a CDS encoding hypothetical protein (putative), with amino-acid sequence MDYNIIYDWYKTFSCLKTIRKINTFVSHNKEKANVEELKIINENKYVSHSIAILTAIGILTTFRKLRRVKFFMFRPILLDVFGLTTSCSFLYLHALYLSRNTISKLIQLNLKESANEGIGNYVVDMYKKEEPKDYLNLVKKAL; translated from the exons atggattataacataatttatgACTGGTACAAAACCTTCAGTTGCCTCAAGACcataagaaaaattaacaccTTTGTGAGCCATAa caaagaaaaggcaaatgTCGAAGAGCTAAAAATAATCAATGAAAATAAGTACGTTTCCCACTCCATCGCCATTCTAACAGCTATAG GCATTCTGACAACCTTCCGGAAGTTAAGGCGCGTGAAGTTTTTCATGTTCAG ACCCATTTTGCTTGACGTCTTTGGACTAACAA CCTCCTGCTCCTTCCTGTACCTGCACGCCTTGTACCTAAGCCGAAACACCATTAGCAAACTGATTCAGCTGAACTTGAAGGAGAGCGCCAATGAAGGCATAGGAAACTACGTCGTCGATAT gtacaaaaaagaagaaccgAAAGACTACCTAAATTTGGTAAAAAAGGCGTTGTAG
- a CDS encoding protein phosphatase 2C (putative), with product EKKLYVAYVGDSRAVLGRRKKGFPNVLEAFDLTKDHKPNSAAEKKRIISSGGQVLKLEGDIPYRVFLKNKFYPGLAMSRAIGDTIGHQIGIISEPDFMEININEDEDILVLICSDGVWEFISSEEAINLIYEFGYDNVQDAVENLAKESWDRWLNEEENIVDDITIQAIYLSEKCKKKKLKNN from the exons gaaaaaaaattatatgtggCTTATGTGGGGGACTCTAGGGCTGTACTTggcaggaggaaaaaaggattcCCAAATGTGCTGGAGGCCTTCGATCTGACGAAAGATCATAAACCCAATTCCGCAGCcgagaagaaaagaattataaGTTCCGGTGGGCAAGTATTGAAGCTCGAGGGGGACATACCCTAccgcgtttttttaaaaaataagttttacCCAGGCTTGGCCATGTCAAG AGCCATTGGAGACACGATCGGTCACCAGATAGGTATAATTTCGGAGCCCGATTTCATGGAAATTAACATAAACGAAGATGAAGACATCCTTGTTTTGATATGCAGTGACGGAGTATGGGAATTCATTTCGTCGGAAGAGGCCATTAACCTGATCTACGAATTTGGATACGACAAT GTTCAAGACGCAGTTGAGAACTTAGCCAAGGAATCCTGGGACCGCTGGCTAAACGAAGAGGAAAACATTGTGGATGACATAACCATACAagctatatatttatcagaaaaatgcaaaaaaaaaaaactaaaaaataattaa
- a CDS encoding hypothetical protein (putative), translating to MLNSNQNEEYVIKHTKQINPYKNNDIFIPGDNLFDNEINNVQYGNDLNGPINVASILLEQKNKGDDATFKTKEEHSNVAQMDSKAEGNNRTNRLNGSENSEHVAEETKESHVRTHETGDGTSEEYSTNDRQTSVNGVSGNNDVLKSVKKDETQKTDSPYGYDEKSGSQQDVLTQSGRRSEGVVEKGITGDVERGGNRDTHNSQLEEKKQEEKSVKEQTKEGLTKNVGTVIFKDHVNEFSKIKLNDINNIDLGDIDKYEVMKDSGNKHNSNHAVYSFFGCLIYVLFVILGAHINPAYTYALWLVEPKKYGFVITTCYVTFQYFGGILASILCAHMYGSIFIYALLPKKEIMKTFFCEFISTFLLTLLLLSLYNYKKRFMEENKNENSLIFNTMKGKNMTSLYTFSSYEDIYGTNGSFNISSVLLSFLSVSKILQLLKLYITSLPLWIGPYVGSAFATAFMKLFKEGEEEIVNVIDTNVYSSNRRNERMPLIGKHNAKRNAYLVEYDDNIHHNSSNYLIPSVF from the exons ATGTTAAATTCAAATCAAAATGAGGAATACGTAATTAAACACACGAAGCAGATAAACCCATACAAAAACAACGACATATTTATCCCAGGTGACAATCTCTTCGATAATGAAATCAACAATGTGCAGTACGGAAATGATTTAAATGGGCCAATAAATGTGGCGAGTATTTTACTGGAACAGAAGAATAAAGGAGATGACGCAACTTTTAAAACGAAGGAGGAACACTCCAACGTGGCCCAAATGGATAGCAAAGCGGAAGGGAATAATCGTACAAATCGCCTGAATGGATCAGAAAATAGTGAACATGTAGCGGAAGAAACAAAGGAGAGCCATGTGCGAACACATGAGACGGGAGATGGAACTTCTGAGGAATATTCCACAAATGATAGACAGACAAGTGTAAACGGGGTAAGTGGAAATAATGACGTGTTGAAATCTGTGAAGAAGGATGAGACCCAAAAGACGGATTCCCCATATGGATACGATGAAAAGAGCGGAAGTCAACAGGACGTTCTAACGCAGTCAGGTAGGCGCAGCGAGGGGGTAGTAGAAAAGGGCATCACTGGAGATGTTGAAAGAGGGGGCAACCGAGACACCCACAATAGCCAACTcgaagaaaagaagcaagaagaaaaaagcgtGAAGGAACAAACTAAGGAAGGACTCACCAAAAATGTTGGAACGGTTATTTTTAAAGACCATGTGAACGAATTCAGCAAGATAAAATTAAACGACATTAACAACATCGATTTGGGAGATATCGATAAGTACGAAGTGATGAAAGATTCGGGAAATAAACATAATAGCAATCATGCAGTTTACTCCTTCTTTGGGTGTTTAATATATGTCTTATTTGTAATATTAGGGGCACACATCAATCCAGCATATACCTACGCGTTATGGCTAGTGGAGCCGAAAAAATATGGATTTGTAATCACCACGTGCTACGTTACATTTCAGTACTTTGGGGGCATCTTGGCAAGTATCCTATGCGCACATATGTACGGAAGTATATTTATCTATGCCCTAttaccaaaaaaggaaattatgaaaacttttttttgtgaatttatTTCCACCTTCTTGCTAACCCTACTGTTGTTAAGTTtgtataattacaaaaaaagatttatggaagaaaataaaaatgaaaattcactcatttttaacacgatgaaaggaaaaaatatgacgtCACTGTACACCTTTAGCAGTTATGAAGATATATACGGAA cgAATGGTAGTTTTAACATCTCTTCAGTTTTGTTATCTTTTTTAAGTGTTTCCAAAATATTACAGTTGTTGAAATTGTACATTACGTCGTTACCCCTGTGGATAGGGCCATATGTCGGATCAGCCTTTGCGACAGCCTTTATGAAATTGTtcaaggaaggagaagaagaaattgttAATGTCATTGACACCAATGTGTATAGCAGTAACAGAAGGAATGAGAGGATGCCGCTGATAGGGAAACATAACGCCAAGCGAAATGCCTACCTTGTGGAATATGACGATAATATTCACCATAATTCGAGCAACTACTTAATTCCGAGTGTCTTTTAA
- a CDS encoding hydroxymethylpterin pyrophosphokinase-dihydropteroate synthetase (putative), giving the protein IYNIITKYIHINQTSDQNRLEIIQNLGNKIEFLCIPHVYTKYRYSILLCLNDIIPEYKHSTFEEPIRSTYKNYVNKFEEKYHINIRKNNKRLYVLKDKVSYLKERTHIVGILNVNYDSFSDGGLFVDPVKAVERMFEMTNDGASVIDIGGESSAPYVVPNPSVTERDLVMPVLKLFKEEWHKLESEVGGGTAGCATIGDDKKNGQRDAEEILQKLRDAKPIVSIDTVNYDLFKECVENELVDILNDISACTHNADIIKLLKRKNKFYTVVLMHKRGNPHTMDKLTNYDDLINDIKKYLEDRLNFLVLNGIPRYRVLFDVGLGFAKKHDQSIKLLQHIHVYDEYPLFLGYSRKRFIAHCMGKGGATNGGFELTNGGAKLTNGDSKLTNGDSKLTNDDSKLTNGDSKLTNGGSKLTNGDSKLTNGDASQLWRFKMSHMRQDKDQLLYQKNICGGLAIASYSFYKKVDLIRVHDVLETKAVLDVLARIHQS; this is encoded by the exons atatataatatcatcacaaaatatattcacataaaTCAAACTAGTGATCAGAACCGTCTCGAAATTATCCAAAATCTGGGCaacaaaattgaatttttatgtatcccTCATGTGTACACAAAATATAGGTATAGTATCCTCCTCTGCTTAAATGATATAATTCCAGAGTATAAGCACAGCACATTTGAGGAACCCATTCGCTCaacttataaaaattatgttaacaaatttgaagagaaGTATCACATTAATATCAGGAAGAATAATAAGAGGCTATACGTATTGAAAGATAAAGTATCATACTTAAAAGAAAGAACTCATATAGTGGGCATTTTGAATGTTAACTATGATTCCTTTTCTGATGGTGGTTTGTTTGTCGATCCTGTGAAAGCTGTGGAAAGGATGTTCGAAATGACAAATGATGGGGCGAGCGTTATTGACATCGGGGGGGAATCGTCCGCTCCTTATGTGGTTCCCAATCCGAGTGTCACTGAACGGGATTTGGTCATGCCCGTTTTGAAGCTGTTTAAGGAGGAGTGGCATAAGCTGGAGAGCGAGGTCGGCGGTGGTACGGCAGGTTGCGCTACAATAGGCGATGACAAGAAAAATGGCCAGCGAGACGCAGAGGAGATCCTACAAAAATTGAGGGACGCAAAACCGATTGTAAGCATCGATACTGTCAATTATGATCTGTTCAAAGAGTGCGTGGAAAATGAATTGGTTGACATCCTAAACGATATCAGTGCGTGTACACACAACGcagatattataaaattattaaaaaggaaaaataaattctatACCGTCGTTTTAATGCACAAGAGGGGAAATCCACACACCATGGATAAGCTAACAAATTACGATGATCTTATAAATGACATTAAAAAGTATTTAGAAGATCGATTAAATTTCCTCGTTCTCAATGGGATACCACGTTACCGAGTTCTCTTTGATGTTGGCCTAGGGTTTGCCAAAAAACACGACCAATCCATTAAGCTGTTGCAGCATATTCACGTTTATGATGAGTACCCGCTGTTTCTTGGCTACTCGAGGAAGCGATTTATTGCCCACTGCATGGGGAAAGGTGGCGCGACCAATGGGGGCTTCGAACTGACGAACGGGGGCGCCAAACTGACGAATGGTGACTCCAAACTGACGAATGGTGACTCCAAACTGACGAATGATGACTCCAAACTGACGAATGGTGACTCCAAACTGACTAACGGGGGCTCCAAACTGACAAATGGTGACTCCAAACTGACTAATGGTGACGCGTCACAACTGTGGAGGTTCAAAATGAGCCACATGCGTCAGGACAAGGATCAGCTTTTGTaccagaaaaatatttgcg GCGGACTAGCCATTGCTTCCTACagcttttacaaaaaggtggACCTCATCAGAGTTCACGATGTGTTAGAAACCAAGGCAGTCCTGGAT
- a CDS encoding ABC transporter (putative) produces the protein RCYMSNSEISKFKIRKSSREHGPEELKKPSKVGNEVRGKHICSDLTTPFEIYKWSHILNTKNERLIDDVIRQMEGKKKKKTEKNSPHRNTTISTSKKVTLNIHRSDSIGASLDLHRAAHRYHIVINDKENDIYVENEISTFFSNMINTLEDRLYNNPAAMRLLKRARENESHIFYYLYNNFKIVRVLPYKCFWRYEYAEDIFPADHTQNEEGQDNEYLFKNIDLNKLDLLLRGEEDMLSGAQKKRSSKLEGKCNGDEREYLNEQQGGGNHKLKFVNREEGVLRKKERYHGVGTNDTSLGQIEIEKPSGHKAVTNDVYTQSGYHFLTVPFGNKPPDNSPWINTKRFLSSVDTSNNANTLHKMRSQIFHRAEKLEDIDIASQGDGIKRDNGGSTAKSDILKGGVGNTSSCTGAEAKKDIHIHIEGEERNDVENVIQGNMVDEHDFKYDIDVLNNKIICMDKSERTNFRISKVPVSPLSRATVFGKVLLDIARNSSVEYIKNRLANGFGGGDAANSGSSSTIVSEKNAEILANGLSKMRGVVLKLGQMISLQDEHLSPILGKALKLVCNSADVMPISQLKSVLKKELGKDYEKKFDSFDYVPFASASIGQVHKAKINNKKVAVKIQYPGVYESIDSDMKNLLLINQYTNLILKNLYIENVCREIKKELKCECDYINEAKYYVLFKNIFKNSKYFYVPSVYTEYVTKHVLVTSYVEGIALDEVAERFPQAIRDSIGQRILYLCLHELFVFKIMNTDPNLGNFLYDQERDKLCLIDFGATRFYKNEFVDNYLRLVKASVEEDESKIYHYSYELNFFVGKEIEEMKNSHIKSVILVGEPFKSPVYDFANNDIAKQIYKLLPKIIYNRLVPPRSEIYTLHRKLSGSFLICMKLKAKVEAAHIFNTIYDNYKFTTEDTYLRNRLRTC, from the coding sequence AGGTGTTACATGAGCAATAGCGAAATAAGTAAATTTAAAATCAGAAAAAGTAGCCGTGAGCATGGCCCAGAGGAATTGAAGAAGCCCAGTAAGGTGGGGAACGAAGTGAGGGGAAAACACATCTGTAGTGATTTAACAACCCCATTCGAAATATACAAATGGTCGCACATTCTGAACACGAAAAATGAGAGGTTAATAGATGACGTAATAAGGcaaatggaaggaaaaaaaaaaaaaaaaacagaaaaaaatagcccaCATAGGAATACTACTATCAGTACCAGCAAGAAGGTTACTCTGAATATACATCGTAGCGATAGCATAGGCGCCTCGCTGGACTTACACAGAGCTGCCCATCGCTATCACATTGTAATAAATGACAAGgaaaatgacatatatgtggaaaacgaaataagtacctttttttccaacatgATAAACACCCTGGAAGATCGTTTGTATAATAACCCAGCGGCGATGAGGTTGCTAAAAAGGGCAAGGGAAAACGAGTCGCACATATTTTACTACCTCTATaataatttcaaaattgtacGTGTGTTACCATATAAGTGTTTTTGGCGCTATGAATATGCTGAGGACATTTTCCCCGCAGATCATAcgcaaaatgaggaaggaCAGGATAATGAGTATTTGTTCAAAAACATAGATTTAAATAAACTGGACTTATTGctcaggggggaagaagacaTGCTAAGTggcgcgcaaaaaaaaaggagtagcaAATTAGAGGGCAAATGTAATGGTGATGAAAGGGAATATCTGAATGAACAGCAGGGAGGTGGCAatcacaaattaaaatttgtcaATCGGGAAGAAGGGGTCTTACGTAAGAAAGAAAGGTACCACGGGGTAGGAACGAATGATACCTCGCTTGGCCAAATTGAGATAGAAAAGCCAAGTGGCCACAAGGCAGTTACTAACGATGTGTACACACAAAGTGGCTACCATTTTTTGACAGTCCCGTTTGGGAATAAACCTCCAGATAACTCTCCCTGgataaacacaaaaaggtTTCTCTCCTCCGTTGACACATCGAATAATGCTAACACTTTACACAAAATGAGATCCCAAATTTTTCACCGTGCTGAAAAATTAGAAGATATCGATATTGCGAGCCAAGGTGATGgcataaaaagggacaaTGGGGGAAGCACCGCCAAAAGTGACATTTTGAAGGGAGGTGTGGGTAATACTAGCTCATGCACTGGCGCAGAGGCGAAAAaagatatacatatacatatagaGGGGGAAGAACGAAATGATGTGGAAAACGTAATTCAAGGGAACATGGTGGATGAGCATGACTTCAAGTACGACATTGACGttttaaataacaaaataatatgcatGGATAAATCCGAAAGGACAAATTTTAGAATCAGCAAAGTACCCGTGTCTCCGCTCAGTAGGGCCACCGTTTTTGGAAAGGTTCTGTTGGATATTGCGAGGAATAGTAGCGTGGAGTACATTAAAAATAGGTTGGCCAACGGGTTTGGAGGAGGCGATGCTGCAAATAGCGGTAGTAGTAGCACAATCGTGAGCGAGAAGAACGCGGAAATTCTGGCAAACGGGTTGAGCAAAATGAGAGGAGTAGTCCTAAAGCTGGGCCAAATGATCAGCCTGCAAGATGAGCATCTGTCGCCCATTTTGGGGAAGGCCCTAAAACTGGTGTGCAATTCAGCGGATGTAATGCCCATAAGCCAATTAAAAAGTGTTCTAAAAAAAGAGTTGGGGAAGgactatgaaaaaaaattcgattCGTTTGATTATGTCCCTTTTGCAAGTGCATCCATAGGACAGGTccataaagcaaaaataaataataaaaaagtggCAGTGAAAATTCAGTACCCAGGTGTGTACGAGTCCATCGATAGTGACATGAAAAATCTGCTACTTATTAATCAGTATACCAATTTGATACTAAAAAATCTATATATTGAAAATGTGTGTAGAGAAATTAAGAAGGAATTAAAATGTGAGTGTGATTATATTAACGAAGCAAAATATTatgtcctttttaaaaatatttttaagaatagcaaatatttttatgtaccttCTGTGTACACTGAGTATGTGACGAAACACGTGTTGGTAACTTCCTACGTGGAAGGCATAGCCCTAGATGAAGTCGCAGAGAGGTTCCCACAAGCCATTCGGGATTCCATAGGCCAAAGAATTCTTTATCTCTGTTTACACGAATTGTTTGtctttaaaattatgaacacgGATCCTAATTtgggcaattttttatacgaTCAAGAAAGGGACAAGTTATGCTTAATCGATTTCGGGGCCACCagattttacaaaaatgagtttgttgataattatttaagACTTGTGAAAGCATCCGTGGAGGAAGACGAATCTAAAATTTATCACTATTCCTATGAGCTTAACTTTTTTGTAGGTaaagaaattgaagaaatgaaaaattcgcACATCAAATCGGTGATTCTGGTGGGAGAACCCTTCAAATCTCCAGTGTACGATTTTGCCAATAATGATATTGCTAAGCAGATATATAAGCTGTTGCCCAAGATTATTTACAATAGGTTGGTACCCCCCCGGTCCGAAATTTACACACTGCATAGAAAATTATCTGGCTCCTTCTTAATTTGCATGAAACTGAAGGCAAAGGTGGAGGCCGCGCATATCTTTAACACCATTTATGACAATTATAAGTTCACAACGGAGGATACCTATTTGCGGAATAGACTGAGGACATGCTA
- a CDS encoding 50S ribosomal protein L33 (putative) yields MKKCDIFFLYLIFFVLTTIKCCQPFIVPNNTKMTNGPFLKNCCRSKRIVTIFGKKKKNRKVVVIECTEARKYGKQPSRYVTEKNKVNTPKKLQLYKYNKYLKRRTLHVEIK; encoded by the exons atgaaaaaatgtgacatttttttcttatatttaatttttttcgttctaaCCACCATCAAATGTTGCCAACCGTTTATAGTTCCAaacaacacaaaaatgacaaacggtccttttttgaagaacTGCTGCAGGAGCAAGCGAATTG TAACaatttttgggaaaaaaaaaaagaacaggaAAGTTGTTGTCATAGAATGCACTGAAGCAAGGAAGTACGGGAAGCAGCCGTCAAGATATGTgacagagaaaaataaagtaaacaCACCGAAGAAGTTGCAGTTGTACAAGTATAATAAATATCTTAAAAGAAGAACATTACACGTAGAAATTAAGTAA
- a CDS encoding protein phosphatase 2C containing protein (putative): MPVVGGAHVIPMKNYTIVSDGYGEKGVKKTYEDEFFICENLKTFNKSLHPNFNFSCFCLIDGHNGKNTATFLKKNLAQELSNSFAANQETYDETLPIPDHFIRIGVNNACKKIDEKLSVQFPGCRDGATCVIILIKDDYAYIINIGDSSAYLCRFLNNANQAIDLVDIHKPWVLSEKERIIKHGGRIENGRVNDIIDVTRAFGDLMLKKYGLLCTGTFKKFKINSDDNFIIMGTDGFFSFVDVNHIMNEIVSLSRKVQLKREKESQCASTLN, translated from the exons ATGCCAGTAGTCGGAGGAGCACACGTAATACCCAtga AGAATTACACAATAGTCAGTGATGGGTATGGAGAAAAGGGCGTAAAGAAGACCTATGAAGAtgagttttttatttgcgaAAATTTGAAGACCTTCAATAAGAGCTTGCACcccaattttaatttttc ctGCTTTTGCCTGATAGATGGACATAACGGAAAAAACACAGccacatttttgaagaaaaatctgGCACAGGAATTGTCGAACAGTTTTGCGGCCAATCAGGAGACCTACGATGAGACTCTTCCAATACCAGACCACTTCATAAGAATT gGTGTAAATaatgcatgcaaaaaaatcgACGAAAAATTATCCGTGCAGTTTCCCGGGTGCAGAG acGGAGCTACGTgtgtaattatattaattaaggATGATTACGcgtatataataaatataggAGACTCATCAGCCTATCTGTGCAGATTTTTGAATAATGCCAACCAAG CTATAGACCTAGTGGATATCCATAAGCCGTGGGTGCTGTCCGAAAAGGAGAGGATTATCAAACATGGTGGAAGGATTGAGAATGGCCGAGTGAATGACATTATTGATGTGACGAGAGCCTTTGGGGATCTTAT GCTGAAGAAATACGGATTGCTCTGCACAGGGacattcaaaaaatttaaaataaactcCGAcgacaattttattatcatgGGCACCGATGGGTTTTTTAGTTTTGTGGATGTGAACCATATAATGAATGAGATAGTATCTTTGTCCAGGAAGGTACAGCTGAAGCGAGAGAAGGAGTCACAGTGCGCTAGTACGCTCAATTGA
- a CDS encoding DEAD/DEAH box helicase (putative), which yields MNYGNNNMNAAGFNEGDDDRNTYVRNNFMSNMNESPSYNNQGNNMQMEENPNAHMFNQMRNKREVSNNVMTAGGSGNPGNRNFYEGNVNNDGYMMGEGDNFDDAGLNLHEILLSNIKKVNYDKTTPIQKYSLSIIMNKNDLIGVAQTGSGKTAGYLLPIINHMLLNDPPKHTFYEENQKSSSYYYNRVCLPICLILAPTRELAVQIFYDSKKFCFETGIKPVVLYGGSNIKTQLSNLDKGADIIVATPGRLNDILEKGKIRLFLTSFLVLDEADRMLDMGFSPQIRSIMYDYDMPGNDNDSRMNPNKMEYKRYTNDIVKRQTIMFSATFRKEIQSGKLEVQMNISNKI from the exons ATGAATTACGGTAACAATAACATGAACGCTGCGGGTTTTAACGAAGGCGATGACGATAGAAATACGTACGTGAGAAACAACTTCATGTCTAACATGAACGAATCTCCATCGTACAACAACCAGGGGAACAACATGCAGATGGAGGAAAATccaaatgcacacatgtttAACCAAATGAGAAATAAAAGGGAAGTAAGCAACAACGTGATGACCGCCGGTGGAAGTGGAAATCCTGGAAACAGGAATTTTTACGAAGGAAATGTGAACAACGATGGCTACATGATGGGAGAGGGTG ATAATTTCGATGACGCAGGATTAAATTTGCATGAAATATTGTTATCCAACATTAAGAAAGTAAATTACGACAAAACAACTCCGATACAGAAATACAGTTTAAGTATCAtcatgaacaaaaatgaccTAATCGGGGTTGCCCAAACAGGTAGTGGAAAAACGGCAGGATATCTTTTGCCTATCATTAATCATATGTTATTAAATGATCCACCCAAACATACGTTCTATgaggaaaatcaaaaaagcTCCAGCTATTATTATAACAGAGTTTGTTTGCCCATATGTTTAATTCTGGCCCCCACGAGAGAATTAGcagtgcaaattttttatgactcCAAAAAGTTTTGCTTCGAAACGGGAATTAAGCCAGTGGTTCTCTACGGAGGTAGCAATATCAAAACGCAGCTATCGAACTTGGACAAAGGGGCAGACATAATTGTTGCAACTCCAGGAAGATTAAACGACATTttggagaaggggaaaattagACTCTTTCTCACGTCCTTCTTAGTTCTAGATGAAGCAGATAGAATGCTAGATATGGGATTCTCTCCACAGATAAGAAGCATAATGTATGACTATGACATGCCAGGAAATGATAACGACTCACGTATGAACccaaacaaaatggaatacAAACGATACACTAACGATATAGTGAAAAGACAAACCATCATGTTTAGTGCAACGTTTAGGAAAGAAATACAA TCGGGAAAGTTGGAAGTACAAATGAATATATCaaacaaaatttaa